From a region of the Halanaerobium hydrogeniformans genome:
- a CDS encoding XTP/dITP diphosphatase, whose product MQKIIIASGNQHKIEEIKSFFSDLKIDFLPLPEDKKLPEVIEDGKSYRENALKKARQRAAELNEVVLADDSGLSVEYLAGAPGIRSARFGGDDLDDREKYLKIISLLEGINGEQRKAAFISVLALVDPFKEEEIVVEGRCEGLIVQQPAGEHGFGYDPIFYLPKFNKTMAEISPETKNKISHRAKALQKLKEVLKECYME is encoded by the coding sequence CATAAAATTGAAGAGATAAAATCTTTTTTTTCAGATTTAAAAATAGATTTTTTGCCGTTACCAGAAGATAAAAAGCTGCCTGAAGTTATAGAAGATGGGAAAAGTTATAGAGAAAATGCCCTCAAAAAAGCAAGGCAAAGGGCAGCTGAACTTAATGAGGTTGTTTTAGCAGATGACTCAGGGCTTTCAGTAGAATATTTAGCTGGTGCTCCAGGTATCCGTTCTGCTCGATTTGGTGGAGATGATCTGGATGATCGTGAGAAGTATTTAAAAATCATCTCTCTATTAGAGGGAATAAATGGGGAGCAGCGCAAAGCTGCTTTTATTTCGGTACTGGCCCTTGTAGATCCTTTTAAAGAGGAAGAAATAGTTGTAGAAGGACGCTGTGAGGGCTTGATAGTTCAACAACCTGCAGGAGAGCATGGTTTTGGCTATGATCCCATTTTTTATCTACCAAAATTCAATAAAACTATGGCAGAAATATCACCTGAAACAAAGAATAAAATAAGCCATAGAGCTAAAGCACTTCAGAAATTAAAAGAGGTACTTAAAGAGTGTTATATGGAGTAA
- a CDS encoding YibE/F family protein, whose amino-acid sequence MDLKIDFKKWIFVIIILSLIFIISSFFIPETNLISSQPTNEEYFRGRVLEIEEYQSEDGYIQEALVEVTDGPLAGDIVEIENDYQADHRFLNIRLEEGLRVVLVSFEHNGTRDIYLQDIARDRGLLLAVIILVLALLLVGKLKGLETIFTLFITAFIIVRVMLPLILAGWSPILATTFSALAVIVLILTIIGGLNVKSLSAIIGTGSGVIIAGILAYYIGNIAHLSGLGTQEAQMLASGIEGLDFRGLLYAGIIIASLGAITDVAMSIASGAYQIKNANPEIEFKELMDHSLELGRDIMGTMANTLILAYVGGAIPFLLLLLFNQISWLRIINMDFVATEILSGIAGTIGLVISIPITAFSAALLINKVKKKH is encoded by the coding sequence ATGGATTTAAAGATAGATTTTAAAAAATGGATATTTGTGATTATTATACTCAGCCTGATATTTATTATTTCAAGTTTTTTTATTCCAGAAACAAACTTAATTTCATCTCAGCCTACAAACGAAGAATATTTTAGGGGTAGAGTTTTAGAAATTGAAGAATATCAATCTGAGGATGGATATATTCAAGAGGCTTTAGTTGAAGTTACTGATGGACCCCTGGCTGGTGATATAGTAGAGATTGAAAATGACTATCAGGCTGATCACAGATTTTTAAATATTAGACTGGAAGAAGGATTAAGGGTTGTTTTAGTTTCTTTTGAACATAATGGAACAAGAGATATTTATCTGCAGGATATTGCAAGAGATCGAGGATTATTATTAGCGGTAATAATATTAGTTTTAGCTCTGCTTTTGGTTGGCAAACTAAAAGGTCTGGAAACTATATTTACCTTATTTATTACAGCATTTATAATTGTTCGGGTTATGCTGCCTCTTATTTTAGCGGGCTGGTCACCAATTTTGGCAACTACTTTTAGTGCACTTGCAGTTATAGTGTTAATTTTAACAATTATTGGTGGTTTGAATGTTAAATCTTTATCTGCAATAATTGGTACTGGTTCAGGTGTAATAATAGCCGGTATTTTGGCCTATTATATTGGAAATATAGCTCACCTATCAGGGCTTGGAACCCAGGAGGCTCAAATGTTAGCTTCAGGTATAGAAGGACTTGATTTCAGAGGCCTTTTATATGCAGGAATAATAATTGCTTCTTTAGGTGCAATTACTGATGTGGCAATGTCAATAGCTTCAGGAGCTTATCAGATTAAAAATGCCAATCCTGAGATTGAATTTAAAGAATTAATGGATCATTCACTTGAGCTGGGAAGAGATATTATGGGGACAATGGCAAATACTCTGATCTTAGCCTATGTAGGTGGAGCAATTCCGTTTTTATTACTTTTATTATTTAATCAAATTTCCTGGTTGAGAATTATCAATATGGATTTTGTAGCAACAGAAATTTTAAGTGGTATAGCAGGAACGATAGGACTGGTAATTTCTATTCCTATTACAGCTTTTTCTGCAGCACTTTTAATTAATAAAGTTAAGAAAAAGCATTAA